One Ranitomeya variabilis isolate aRanVar5 chromosome 5, aRanVar5.hap1, whole genome shotgun sequence DNA window includes the following coding sequences:
- the PFN1 gene encoding profilin-1, with the protein MSWQDYITNLMGPDMRDAVICGYKPFSVWAAECGGELCKITAAEVNALVSEDHSSFYTNGLTIAGIRCSLLRDNFADSFTLDVRTKATEGPTYNVAVAKSCTALIVLMGKDGTHGGVLNTKVYTVAKYLRDRNM; encoded by the exons ATGTCTTGGCAGGATTACATCACGAATCTCATGGGCCCCGACATGCGGGACGCCGTCATCTGCGGGTACAAGCCCTTCTCCGTGTGGGCCGCGGAGTGCGGGGGAGAGCTGTGCAAGATCACG GCAGCAGAGGTTAACGCTTTGGTCAGTGAGGATCACTCTTCGTTCTACACCAACGGTCTGACGATCGCAGGTATAAGGTGCAGCCTCCTCAGGGACAACTTCGCTGACTCCTTTACATTGGATGTAAGGACAAAGGCGACAGAAGGGCCGACGTACAACGTGGCCGTTGCCAAATCATGTACAG CTCTTATAGTCTTGATGGGAAAAGATGGCACCCATGGGGGAGTTCTCAATACTAAAGTATACACCGTTGCAAAGTATCTGCGAGATCGAAATATGTAA